Proteins encoded together in one Bacteroides zoogleoformans window:
- the pepT gene encoding peptidase T, with amino-acid sequence MTLIERFLKYVSFDTQANEDSGVTPSTPGQMVFAKYLQEELEALGLKEITLDENGYLFATLPANTNKPLPTIGFIAHMDTSPDMSGKDVSPRIVKNYDGKDIVLCAEQNVILSPSQFPELLDHKGEDLIVTNGKTLLGADDKAGISEIVSAMVYLMEHPEIKHGKIRIGFNPDEEIGLGAHKFDVEKFGCEWAYTMDGGEVGELEFENFNAAAAKIIFKGRNVHPGYAKNKMINSIRVANRFMAMLPAHEVPEHTEGYEGFYHLIGINGEVEQTTVSYIIRDHDRTRFESRKKEMEHLVEKINAEYGLGTATLELRDQYYNMREQIEPVMHIIDTAFAAMKAAGVEPRVKAIRGGTDGAQLSFKGLPCPNIFAGGLNFHGRYEFVPVQSMEKAMNVIVKIVELVAEK; translated from the coding sequence ATGACATTAATAGAACGTTTTTTGAAGTATGTAAGCTTCGACACCCAAGCAAATGAAGACAGTGGAGTGACCCCGAGCACTCCGGGACAAATGGTATTTGCCAAGTATCTGCAAGAGGAGCTGGAGGCTTTAGGCCTGAAAGAAATAACATTGGACGAGAATGGCTATCTGTTTGCCACACTTCCGGCCAATACGAATAAGCCGTTGCCTACCATCGGATTCATTGCACATATGGATACAAGTCCAGACATGAGCGGAAAAGATGTATCTCCGCGCATTGTGAAAAACTACGATGGCAAGGATATCGTTCTCTGCGCTGAACAGAATGTGATTCTTTCTCCTTCACAATTCCCCGAACTGCTTGATCATAAAGGAGAAGACCTGATAGTAACGAACGGCAAGACCCTGCTGGGAGCTGATGACAAGGCCGGTATCTCCGAAATTGTATCAGCCATGGTTTATTTGATGGAACACCCTGAAATCAAACACGGAAAGATTCGCATCGGCTTCAATCCGGATGAAGAAATCGGTTTGGGAGCTCATAAATTCGATGTAGAGAAATTTGGCTGCGAATGGGCTTATACCATGGATGGCGGTGAAGTGGGCGAACTCGAGTTCGAGAATTTCAATGCGGCAGCAGCCAAAATAATTTTCAAGGGACGCAATGTACATCCGGGTTATGCCAAGAACAAAATGATTAATTCCATTCGAGTGGCAAACCGCTTCATGGCCATGCTTCCCGCTCATGAAGTTCCGGAACATACCGAAGGTTATGAAGGTTTTTATCATCTGATCGGCATCAACGGCGAAGTGGAACAGACAACGGTTTCTTATATTATTCGCGATCACGACCGCACGCGATTCGAAAGCCGCAAGAAAGAGATGGAACATCTTGTGGAGAAAATAAATGCCGAATACGGTTTGGGAACCGCCACCCTTGAACTTCGCGACCAATACTACAACATGCGCGAACAGATAGAACCGGTGATGCACATCATCGATACCGCCTTTGCAGCAATGAAAGCAGCAGGCGTTGAACCCCGCGTAAAGGCTATTCGTGGAGGAACGGACGGCGCACAGCTCTCTTTCAAAGGGTTGCCATGCCCCAATATCTTTGCCGGTGGATTGAACTTCCACGGGCGCTATGAGTTTGTGCCCGTTCAGAGTATGGAAAAGGCCATGAACGTCATCGTAAAAATTGTAGAACTTGTAGCCGAGAAATAA
- the feoB gene encoding ferrous iron transport protein B, with translation MRLSELKTGEKGVIVKVLGHGGFRKRIVEMGFIKGKTVEVLLNAPLKDPIKYKVMGYEISLRRQEAEMIEIISEQEAKTQIVVPDYHRGLSKEESLDEAHLKRLALGKRRIINVALVGNPNCGKTSLFNIASGAHEHVGNYSGVTVDAKEGYFDFQGYHFRIVDLPGTYSLSAYSPEEIYVRRHIINETPDIIINVVDASNLERNLYLTTQLIDMDLRMVIALNMYDELESSGNTLDYAKLGRLFGIPMIPTVSRNGKGIDQLFHVIISIYEGADFLNNNGKMNSEVLDDLRDWHQEYVPDHAFGSHKEEVEQTRGFYRHIHINHGPELERSIESVKQVISLNENIRHKYSTRFLAIKLLENDKDVEKEIQKLPNAKDILEVRDREMKRLRNAINEDSEEAITDAKYGFIAGALRETYVDNHQDISRVTHTIDFFVTHRIWGYPIFFLFLYLMFEGTFVLGDYPMQGIEWLVGQLGNAVHEIMPEGPLKDLLIDGIIGGVGGVIVFLPNILILYFFISLMEDSGYMARAAFIMDKIMHKMGLHGKSFIPLIMGFGCNVPAIMASRTIENRKSRLVTMLINPLMSCSARLPIYLLLVGTFFPDSASLVLLSIYAIGILLAVIMARLFCRFLVKGDDTPFVMELPPYRMPTSKSILRHTWEKGVQYLRKMGGIIMMASVVIWALGYYPNHNSYDTVAEQQENSYIGRIGKAMEPVIKPLGFDWKLGIGILSGVGAKELVVSTLGVLYTDDSEANAVSLGERIPITPLAAFAYMVFILIYFPCIATLAAIRGESGSWKWALFSASYTTVLAWLISFAIYQIGGLFT, from the coding sequence ATGCGTTTATCCGAGTTGAAAACCGGTGAAAAAGGGGTAATCGTGAAAGTGCTGGGACACGGCGGTTTCCGAAAACGGATTGTGGAAATGGGGTTCATAAAAGGAAAAACCGTAGAGGTGCTCCTAAATGCCCCTTTGAAAGACCCCATTAAATATAAAGTGATGGGATATGAGATTTCTTTGCGACGCCAAGAGGCCGAGATGATAGAAATCATCAGCGAACAGGAAGCCAAAACGCAAATTGTGGTGCCTGACTATCACAGAGGACTGAGCAAAGAAGAGAGTTTGGACGAAGCCCACCTCAAACGCCTTGCTCTTGGCAAACGCCGCATCATTAACGTGGCCTTGGTGGGAAATCCTAATTGCGGCAAGACTTCCCTTTTCAACATCGCTTCCGGCGCACACGAGCATGTGGGGAACTACAGCGGAGTCACCGTGGATGCCAAAGAAGGCTATTTCGATTTCCAAGGGTATCACTTCCGCATCGTCGATCTTCCGGGCACCTATTCCCTTTCTGCCTATTCGCCCGAAGAAATTTACGTCCGCCGCCATATCATCAACGAAACGCCCGATATCATCATTAATGTGGTGGATGCTTCCAATCTGGAACGCAACCTTTATCTCACCACTCAGCTGATTGACATGGACCTGCGTATGGTCATTGCTCTGAACATGTACGATGAATTGGAGTCCAGTGGAAATACGCTGGATTATGCCAAACTCGGCCGGCTCTTCGGCATCCCGATGATACCTACGGTCAGCCGTAATGGAAAAGGCATCGACCAATTGTTTCATGTAATCATAAGCATCTACGAAGGCGCTGATTTTCTGAACAACAATGGCAAAATGAATAGTGAAGTCTTAGATGACCTTCGGGATTGGCACCAGGAATATGTACCCGACCACGCTTTCGGCAGCCACAAAGAGGAAGTGGAACAGACACGTGGGTTTTACCGGCACATTCACATCAATCATGGGCCGGAATTAGAACGGAGCATCGAGAGTGTGAAGCAGGTAATCAGTCTTAATGAAAACATTCGCCATAAATACTCCACCCGCTTCTTGGCCATCAAGCTGCTGGAGAACGACAAAGATGTGGAGAAGGAAATACAGAAACTGCCCAATGCAAAAGATATTCTTGAGGTGCGCGACCGGGAAATGAAGCGCCTCCGCAATGCAATAAATGAAGATAGCGAAGAAGCCATCACAGACGCCAAGTATGGTTTTATTGCCGGCGCCTTACGCGAGACCTATGTGGATAACCATCAGGACATATCACGCGTCACCCATACCATCGACTTCTTCGTGACACATCGCATTTGGGGATACCCCATTTTCTTCCTGTTCTTGTATCTGATGTTCGAAGGCACCTTCGTGCTGGGCGACTATCCGATGCAAGGCATCGAATGGCTTGTCGGACAACTGGGCAATGCGGTACATGAGATTATGCCTGAAGGCCCATTGAAAGATTTGCTGATAGACGGCATTATCGGCGGCGTAGGAGGCGTCATCGTCTTTCTACCGAACATTCTCATCCTATACTTTTTTATTTCATTGATGGAAGATTCGGGTTATATGGCACGTGCCGCCTTCATCATGGATAAGATTATGCACAAGATGGGATTGCACGGAAAGTCTTTCATTCCACTGATTATGGGATTCGGCTGCAATGTTCCTGCCATAATGGCTTCGCGGACCATTGAGAACCGCAAAAGCCGTTTAGTCACAATGCTCATCAACCCCTTGATGTCGTGCAGTGCCCGTCTGCCTATTTATCTCCTGCTTGTCGGAACCTTCTTTCCGGACAGCGCCAGTCTGGTACTACTATCCATTTACGCCATCGGCATCCTGCTGGCGGTAATCATGGCACGCCTCTTCTGCCGTTTCCTGGTCAAGGGCGATGACACGCCTTTCGTCATGGAACTTCCGCCCTACCGAATGCCTACTTCGAAATCCATCCTGCGCCACACTTGGGAAAAGGGAGTACAATACTTGCGCAAAATGGGAGGAATCATCATGATGGCCTCGGTTGTGATATGGGCTTTGGGCTACTATCCCAACCACAACAGCTACGACACAGTGGCCGAACAGCAAGAGAATTCCTATATCGGTCGCATCGGCAAAGCCATGGAGCCGGTAATCAAGCCGTTAGGCTTTGATTGGAAACTGGGCATCGGCATCCTTTCCGGTGTGGGAGCAAAAGAATTGGTAGTAAGCACGCTGGGAGTACTCTACACCGATGATTCTGAGGCAAATGCCGTTAGTTTGGGCGAGCGCATCCCTATTACTCCCTTGGCAGCTTTTGCCTACATGGTATTTATTTTGATATATTTTCCCTGCATAGCCACTTTGGCGGCTATTCGAGGGGAGTCCGGCAGCTGGAAGTGGGCATTGTTCTCTGCATCATATACCACGGTGCTGGCCTGGCTGATTTCTTTTGCAATTTATCAGATAGGAGGACTATTTACATGA
- the gcvT gene encoding glycine cleavage system aminomethyltransferase GcvT, whose protein sequence is MKTTPFTEKHISLGAKMHEFAGYNMPIEYSGIIDEHLTVCREVGVFDVSHMGEFWVKGPHALEFLQKVTSNNVAALTPGKVQYSCFPNEKGGIVDDFLVYHYEPEKYLLVVNASNIEKDWNWCVSHNTEGAELENASDRMAQLAVQGPKAILALQKLTSINLSELPYYTFAHGDFTGQKDVIISNTGYTGAGGFELYFYPDVAMKIWDAVFEAGAEFGIKPIGLGARDTLRLEMGFCLYGNDLDDTTSPIEAGLGWITKFVDGKNFINRPMLEKQKAEGIVRKLVGFEMLDRGIPRHGCELFSADGTAIGVVTSGTMSPMRKIGIGMGYVKPEYAKADTEIYIDVRGRKLKAQVVKPPFRK, encoded by the coding sequence ATGAAAACCACTCCGTTTACAGAGAAACACATCTCGCTGGGTGCCAAGATGCACGAGTTTGCGGGATACAATATGCCTATCGAATACTCCGGAATCATAGATGAACACCTCACCGTTTGCCGGGAAGTGGGTGTATTCGATGTATCCCACATGGGAGAATTCTGGGTAAAAGGGCCTCATGCACTGGAGTTCCTGCAAAAAGTAACGTCAAACAATGTAGCGGCTCTTACCCCGGGAAAAGTGCAATATTCCTGCTTCCCTAATGAAAAAGGAGGTATTGTAGATGATTTTCTGGTCTATCACTATGAGCCCGAAAAATACTTGTTGGTTGTGAACGCCTCCAATATAGAAAAAGACTGGAACTGGTGCGTTTCGCATAATACGGAAGGAGCCGAACTGGAAAACGCCTCCGACCGCATGGCACAGCTTGCCGTACAAGGCCCAAAGGCGATTCTTGCTTTGCAGAAACTGACCTCCATCAACCTCTCCGAACTTCCTTATTACACTTTCGCGCATGGAGACTTTACCGGTCAAAAAGATGTCATTATCTCCAACACCGGCTATACAGGTGCCGGAGGCTTTGAACTCTATTTCTATCCTGATGTCGCCATGAAAATCTGGGATGCCGTATTCGAGGCCGGTGCAGAATTCGGAATCAAGCCTATCGGACTGGGGGCACGCGACACACTACGCCTGGAAATGGGCTTCTGCCTGTATGGCAACGATTTGGATGATACCACTTCGCCCATTGAAGCAGGATTAGGATGGATTACAAAGTTCGTGGACGGGAAAAACTTTATCAACCGCCCGATGCTCGAGAAGCAAAAAGCCGAAGGAATCGTTCGCAAGTTGGTAGGTTTTGAGATGCTGGATCGCGGCATTCCTCGTCATGGATGCGAGCTTTTCAGCGCGGATGGCACTGCTATCGGTGTGGTGACATCGGGCACCATGTCTCCTATGCGCAAAATCGGAATAGGCATGGGGTATGTGAAACCGGAATACGCTAAAGCAGATACGGAAATCTACATCGATGTGCGTGGGCGTAAGCTGAAAGCGCAAGTGGTAAAGCCACCGTTCCGTAAATAG
- a CDS encoding type B 50S ribosomal protein L31 produces MKKGIHPENYRPVVFKDMSNGDMFLSRSTCSTKETIEFEGETYPLVKLEISSTSHPFYTGKSKLVDTAGRVDKFMSRYGNRKK; encoded by the coding sequence ATGAAAAAAGGTATTCATCCTGAAAATTACCGTCCGGTAGTATTTAAAGATATGTCAAACGGTGACATGTTTTTGTCTCGTTCCACTTGCAGCACAAAAGAGACTATCGAATTCGAAGGTGAAACTTATCCGTTGGTAAAGCTCGAAATTTCCAGCACTTCCCACCCGTTCTACACCGGTAAGTCTAAGCTGGTTGATACAGCCGGTCGTGTTGATAAGTTTATGAGCCGTTATGGTAATCGTAAGAAATAA
- a CDS encoding coiled-coil domain-containing protein — translation MAKRLSEDHIKWILSLDASDADKEIHKITERNKELQSRNKELAKSIREVEFRLGKESREYKTLSAQYKKNTEKLTLNRLALKKLEDQQDLNNLSMTSLKRRAQDLQKQLDNTSQALHPDQWNKLNRKLTDTKERMSQLKDSGKELESQFMQAAKSTGKWTAFFGNLYMQVAKWGLTGLGKLKELAAEGVEMAEAADGVKRAFDRLDDGSILDNLRKATKGTVTDLDLMKATVQAKDFRIPLEDLGKYLQFAQLKAQQTGQSVEYMTNSIITGLGRKSVMILDNLGLSAAEINEQVSKTGDFMSAVASIVDKQLAAAGENYVSASDRAQAATVRFQNAQLRLGQTLLPLKEGFKELYTGASIGVMNLIGWSVKHYSVLLTLLAAYLSYRAAVRLATTETYKNATATKASILLDKIKLAWINNTKGATLLYAAAKSKLAGNTLKANAAMKLFNKTCKANLIGLLVAGIVAGASAFLLFRKRTDEVMKITKEANSSIAEERNNLESLKKILFDSSKGYDQRKWALDRIQEMVPDYHASLTKEGELINNADALDLYVQKLLITAKQQAANAKLREALEARDEWYSKQDKGTALKMKEVEWGKNDMQNQGKSEAEVAASVGVSPSAFRAWSEQKKKVDNDVKRYEDMMRRYAEELANISNKYSSVTAGSSEKGDLVALKKKEIEEAEKVVATTRQEVAARNRKVAVLKAELEALQNLGVRKKKG, via the coding sequence ATGGCAAAACGTTTGTCGGAAGACCATATCAAATGGATTCTTTCTTTGGACGCCAGTGACGCGGACAAGGAAATACACAAAATCACAGAGCGGAATAAAGAACTCCAGTCGCGGAACAAAGAACTGGCCAAGTCCATCCGCGAGGTAGAATTCCGGTTGGGAAAGGAGAGCAGGGAATATAAAACCTTGTCGGCTCAATACAAAAAGAATACAGAGAAGCTTACGCTGAACCGCCTTGCCCTGAAGAAGCTGGAAGACCAGCAGGACCTGAACAATCTGTCCATGACCTCGTTGAAACGCCGTGCGCAGGACTTGCAGAAACAGCTTGACAATACTTCTCAGGCCCTCCATCCCGACCAATGGAATAAACTGAACCGAAAGCTGACAGACACCAAAGAAAGGATGTCGCAGCTCAAAGATTCCGGAAAAGAACTTGAATCTCAATTCATGCAGGCTGCCAAGTCCACCGGCAAGTGGACTGCCTTCTTCGGTAATCTCTACATGCAGGTTGCAAAATGGGGGTTGACCGGACTTGGAAAGCTGAAAGAACTTGCCGCCGAAGGCGTAGAAATGGCCGAAGCCGCCGACGGCGTAAAGCGTGCGTTCGACCGGTTGGACGACGGTTCCATTCTCGACAACCTGCGCAAGGCCACCAAAGGTACCGTTACCGACCTCGACCTGATGAAAGCCACCGTACAGGCCAAGGACTTCCGCATACCCTTGGAAGACCTGGGAAAGTATCTGCAGTTCGCCCAGCTGAAGGCTCAGCAAACCGGGCAATCGGTGGAGTACATGACCAATTCCATCATCACCGGTTTGGGTAGAAAATCCGTGATGATACTCGACAACCTCGGACTCTCCGCCGCTGAAATCAATGAGCAGGTATCGAAGACCGGCGACTTCATGTCGGCCGTTGCCTCCATCGTGGACAAGCAGCTGGCGGCGGCCGGCGAAAATTATGTGTCGGCTTCCGACCGTGCACAGGCGGCCACCGTCCGTTTTCAGAACGCGCAGTTGAGGTTGGGGCAAACTTTGCTTCCGTTGAAAGAAGGTTTCAAAGAGCTCTATACAGGGGCTTCCATCGGAGTCATGAATCTGATTGGGTGGAGTGTCAAGCATTATAGCGTACTGTTAACTCTACTGGCTGCCTATTTATCCTATCGAGCTGCCGTCAGACTGGCCACAACGGAGACTTACAAGAATGCAACCGCTACCAAAGCTTCCATTTTGCTCGACAAGATAAAACTCGCTTGGATAAACAACACCAAGGGGGCTACTTTGCTGTATGCGGCGGCGAAATCCAAGCTGGCGGGGAACACACTGAAGGCCAATGCGGCGATGAAGTTGTTCAATAAGACCTGTAAGGCCAATCTTATCGGACTTTTGGTCGCGGGAATCGTCGCCGGCGCATCGGCCTTCCTCCTGTTCCGCAAGCGGACGGATGAAGTGATGAAAATAACGAAAGAGGCCAACAGTTCCATTGCGGAAGAAAGAAACAATCTCGAGTCTCTTAAGAAAATACTGTTCGACTCTTCAAAAGGCTATGACCAGAGGAAATGGGCGCTCGATCGGATACAAGAGATGGTACCCGATTATCATGCCTCGCTGACCAAGGAAGGTGAGCTCATCAACAACGCTGACGCTTTAGACTTGTATGTCCAGAAGTTGCTTATTACCGCCAAGCAACAAGCGGCCAACGCCAAACTCCGGGAAGCCCTCGAGGCTCGGGACGAATGGTATTCCAAGCAAGACAAAGGCACGGCTCTGAAAATGAAAGAAGTGGAATGGGGCAAGAACGACATGCAAAATCAAGGGAAATCGGAGGCGGAGGTCGCGGCCTCTGTGGGAGTTTCCCCCTCCGCATTCCGGGCTTGGTCAGAGCAGAAGAAAAAAGTGGACAATGACGTCAAGCGCTATGAAGACATGATGCGCCGATATGCGGAAGAGTTGGCCAATATCTCGAACAAATACTCTTCCGTAACAGCCGGCTCTTCCGAAAAAGGAGATCTCGTTGCCTTGAAGAAGAAGGAAATAGAGGAAGCCGAAAAGGTGGTGGCTACCACCAGGCAGGAAGTTGCCGCCCGCAACCGGAAGGTGGCTGTCCTGAAGGCTGAACTGGAAGCCTTGCAGAATTTGGGCGTCCGCAAAAAAAAAGGATAG
- a CDS encoding endonuclease/exonuclease/phosphatase family protein has translation MKKLFVLFFVWLYVSTSGAQNTEQKVYSVAFYNLENLFDTIHDAGKADYDFLPNGSYKWTARKYEAKLRNISKVLGELSRDLVPQGPAFIGVAEVENSRVLDDLIKQPAISDYRYIHYEGPDRRGVDCALLYNPKQFSVTKSELVLSVPFKGDTTHLTRGFLIVDGRLAGERVCVIVNHWPSRGADSPLRVHAARQVKALKDSLMREDKKLKLIIMGDMNDDPMDESLQELGGRKYAKQVKQGGLYNPWWEILEDKGVGTLLYRGKWNLFDQILVSRSLLKKRKGLRYDHNEVFIRDYMIQQEGKYKGTLLRTHGGRTWLNGYSDHLPTIIYLRK, from the coding sequence ATGAAGAAATTATTTGTATTATTCTTTGTCTGGCTTTATGTCTCGACATCGGGTGCACAAAATACGGAGCAAAAAGTATATAGCGTGGCGTTCTATAATCTGGAAAATTTGTTTGATACGATTCATGATGCGGGTAAAGCGGATTATGATTTTTTGCCCAATGGCAGTTATAAATGGACTGCTCGAAAATATGAGGCAAAGCTGCGGAACATCTCCAAGGTGCTGGGAGAACTGTCGAGAGATTTAGTGCCCCAAGGCCCGGCTTTCATCGGAGTGGCAGAAGTGGAAAACAGCAGGGTATTGGACGACTTGATTAAACAACCGGCCATATCGGACTACCGGTATATACATTATGAAGGCCCCGACCGGCGCGGAGTGGACTGTGCTTTGTTGTACAATCCGAAGCAATTCAGCGTCACCAAGTCCGAGTTGGTTCTTTCCGTCCCTTTCAAAGGAGACACTACGCACCTGACACGCGGATTCCTGATAGTAGACGGCCGGTTGGCCGGTGAGCGGGTTTGTGTCATCGTCAACCATTGGCCGTCCCGCGGAGCAGATTCACCGCTTCGCGTACATGCGGCACGGCAGGTAAAAGCCTTGAAAGATTCGCTGATGCGCGAAGACAAGAAACTTAAACTCATCATTATGGGCGACATGAATGATGACCCTATGGACGAAAGCTTGCAAGAGCTCGGAGGACGCAAATACGCCAAACAGGTGAAGCAAGGCGGACTTTACAACCCTTGGTGGGAAATATTGGAAGACAAGGGAGTAGGCACGCTGCTCTATCGGGGCAAATGGAACCTGTTCGACCAGATTCTCGTCTCCCGCTCCCTGCTGAAAAAGCGCAAAGGATTGAGATACGACCATAACGAAGTATTTATCCGCGATTATATGATTCAGCAAGAGGGAAAATACAAAGGCACTCTGCTGCGCACACACGGTGGAAGAACTTGGCTTAATGGCTACAGCGACCACTTACCTACCATTATCTATCTACGAAAGTAA
- a CDS encoding amidophosphoribosyltransferase has protein sequence MGGFFGTVAKADCVADVFYGTDYNSHLGTKRGGLATYNTEKKEFIRSIHNLESTYFRTKFEDELDTFKGNSGIGIISDTDPQPLILNSHLGRFAITTVAKIVNLQELEAELLAQNMHFAELSSGKTNQTELIALLIIQGKNFVEGIENVYKHIKGSCSMLLLTEDGIIAARDHWGRTPVVIGKKEGAYAVTSESSSFPNLGYEIERYLGPGEIVRLRADGVEQMRKPNEQMQICSFLWVYYGFPTSCYEGRNVEEVRFASGFKMGQKDDSVVDCACGIPDSGVGMALGYAEGKGVPYHRAISKYTPTWPRSFTPSKQEMRSLVAKMKLIPNRAMLEGKRVLFCDDSIVRGTQLRDNVKVLYEYGAKEVHIRIACPPLIYGCPFIGFTASKNDLELITRRIIKDLEGDDAKNLEKYATTGSPEYEKMVEVIRERFGLSSLKFNTLETLIEAIGLPKCKICTHCFDGSSHF, from the coding sequence ATGGGAGGCTTTTTCGGCACAGTAGCCAAGGCTGATTGCGTGGCTGATGTGTTCTATGGTACAGATTACAATTCCCATTTGGGAACGAAACGTGGCGGCCTGGCCACATACAATACAGAAAAAAAAGAATTTATCCGTTCTATCCACAACCTGGAAAGCACCTATTTCCGCACGAAGTTTGAAGATGAACTGGATACATTCAAGGGAAATTCCGGAATAGGAATCATCAGTGATACAGATCCGCAACCCTTGATTCTGAACTCTCACCTTGGCCGCTTTGCCATCACGACAGTCGCCAAAATCGTAAATCTACAAGAACTTGAAGCCGAACTACTGGCTCAAAACATGCACTTCGCTGAACTAAGCTCGGGCAAAACCAATCAAACAGAACTTATCGCTCTCCTTATAATACAAGGCAAAAATTTTGTGGAAGGAATTGAAAATGTGTATAAGCACATCAAAGGTTCCTGTTCCATGCTCCTGCTTACGGAAGATGGCATTATTGCCGCACGCGACCATTGGGGACGCACACCTGTGGTCATCGGCAAGAAAGAAGGCGCCTATGCCGTCACAAGCGAGTCGAGCAGCTTCCCGAATCTGGGTTATGAAATAGAACGTTATCTCGGCCCCGGTGAAATCGTCCGTTTGCGAGCCGACGGCGTGGAACAGATGCGCAAACCTAATGAGCAAATGCAAATCTGTTCATTCCTATGGGTATATTATGGCTTTCCCACTTCTTGCTACGAAGGTAGAAACGTAGAAGAGGTACGTTTTGCTTCCGGTTTCAAAATGGGACAGAAAGATGACTCGGTAGTAGATTGCGCGTGTGGCATCCCGGATTCCGGTGTAGGCATGGCTTTGGGCTATGCCGAAGGTAAAGGGGTTCCCTATCACCGCGCCATCTCCAAATACACTCCTACTTGGCCTCGCAGCTTTACTCCCAGTAAACAGGAAATGCGTTCTCTGGTGGCAAAGATGAAGCTGATACCCAACAGGGCCATGCTCGAAGGTAAACGGGTGTTGTTCTGCGATGACTCCATTGTTCGAGGCACACAACTGCGTGACAATGTGAAGGTGCTTTATGAATACGGAGCCAAAGAAGTACACATCCGCATTGCGTGTCCTCCATTGATTTACGGTTGTCCCTTCATTGGTTTTACAGCCTCTAAAAACGATTTGGAACTCATCACAAGACGTATCATCAAAGATTTGGAAGGAGATGATGCCAAAAATCTGGAGAAGTATGCCACTACCGGTTCACCGGAGTATGAAAAAATGGTAGAGGTGATTCGAGAGCGTTTCGGCCTTTCTTCTTTGAAGTTCAATACACTGGAAACTCTGATAGAGGCCATCGGTCTGCCTAAGTGCAAGATTTGCACGCATTGTTTTGATGGCAGCAGCCATTTCTGA
- a CDS encoding IS256 family transposase yields the protein MKEKNHVVPDEVLSKEFLSLFKTEADVSKFLKQLHAQVLEKMLEGEMDAHLGYEKNSVSGHNSGNSRNGSYPKKIQTEHGEAVIPIPRDRNGEFEPIVVPKHESRGLSIEKLVISLYAKGMSVSDIEEEMREIYEIELSTSAISIITNKVSQAAQEWQNRPLDPVYLIVWMDGIVFKVRDNGKIINKTVYLCVGLKQNGLKEVLGMWVGKSESSSFWMGVLTDLKARGVQDILITCTDNLNGFTDTIRAVFPESSTQICVVHQIRNSCKYVVYKDKKEFTADMKNIYNAPNKEAAAVELDNLEKKWGGKYPYAILSWRNNWDDLTVFFQFPLEIRKIIYTTNLTENLNGKIRKYTKSKLSFPSDDAVKKMVYLALMEIEKKWTMPITNWGLIMNQFMLMFENRIQI from the coding sequence ATGAAAGAGAAGAATCATGTAGTGCCTGATGAGGTATTAAGTAAGGAGTTCCTTAGCCTGTTCAAGACAGAAGCTGATGTGAGCAAGTTTCTGAAGCAGTTACACGCGCAGGTATTGGAGAAAATGCTTGAAGGTGAGATGGATGCGCATCTGGGTTATGAGAAGAATTCGGTTTCCGGTCATAACAGCGGTAATTCCCGTAACGGCAGCTACCCCAAGAAAATCCAAACCGAACACGGTGAAGCGGTCATACCTATTCCCCGTGACCGTAACGGTGAATTCGAGCCCATAGTTGTTCCCAAACACGAGAGTCGTGGGCTTTCCATAGAAAAACTTGTTATCTCCCTATATGCCAAAGGAATGAGCGTGTCCGACATTGAAGAGGAGATGCGTGAAATCTATGAAATAGAACTGTCCACATCAGCCATTTCCATCATCACGAACAAAGTCAGCCAGGCTGCTCAGGAATGGCAGAACCGCCCTTTGGATCCTGTCTATCTCATCGTTTGGATGGACGGTATTGTATTCAAGGTTCGTGACAACGGAAAAATCATCAACAAGACTGTCTATCTCTGTGTCGGTCTGAAACAGAACGGCTTGAAGGAAGTCCTTGGCATGTGGGTGGGAAAATCAGAAAGTTCTTCATTCTGGATGGGTGTCCTGACAGATTTGAAGGCCCGCGGAGTGCAGGACATACTGATTACCTGCACTGACAACCTGAACGGATTTACCGACACCATACGTGCCGTATTTCCTGAGTCTTCCACACAAATATGTGTCGTACATCAGATCAGGAACTCCTGCAAATATGTCGTTTACAAGGACAAGAAAGAGTTTACAGCCGATATGAAGAACATCTATAACGCGCCCAACAAGGAGGCTGCTGCCGTGGAACTGGATAATTTGGAAAAGAAATGGGGAGGGAAGTACCCTTATGCCATCCTCTCATGGAGGAACAACTGGGATGACCTGACTGTTTTCTTCCAGTTTCCATTGGAAATCAGGAAAATAATCTACACTACAAACCTCACAGAAAATCTGAATGGGAAAATAAGAAAGTACACTAAATCAAAACTTTCATTCCCGTCGGATGATGCTGTGAAGAAAATGGTATACCTCGCTCTGATGGAGATTGAGAAGAAATGGACGATGCCGATTACTAACTGGGGATTGATTATGAATCAATTTATGCTTATGTTTGAAAACAGAATTCAGATATAA